Proteins co-encoded in one Flavobacterium fluviale genomic window:
- a CDS encoding tyrosine-type recombinase/integrase, giving the protein MILQKNRFCDKMSSHMMRRTAITTLLILGMPEHLVRKISGHSHASTFFNRYVHYAQAYMDKEIEKVHSKLESY; this is encoded by the coding sequence ATGATACTTCAAAAAAATCGTTTTTGCGATAAAATGAGTTCGCATATGATGCGAAGAACTGCAATTACAACTTTACTCATTTTAGGAATGCCAGAGCATTTAGTTCGTAAGATTAGTGGACACAGTCATGCCAGCACTTTTTTTAATCGATATGTACATTATGCTCAAGCTTATATGGATAAAGAGATTGAAAAAGTCCATAGTAAACTGGAAAGTTATTAA